From the Phycisphaerales bacterium AB-hyl4 genome, one window contains:
- a CDS encoding type IV pilus twitching motility protein PilT has translation MSTIHIDRLLDTVIRQEASDLHLTVGKPPTVRMRGRLIELKTKILEPADTVELMKSITPERSQNELQEEGGSDYGFAYGDQSDEENSARFRVSIFKQKGHVALVLRRIPNKLMDLDKIGLPTVVRDLIRRPQGLFLVTGPTGSGKTTTLASMINDVNMTLDRHIITVEDPIEYYQPHKKSVVNQREVGNDVPSFAEALRRALRQDPDIILVGEMRDLETIEAAIRAAETGHLVFGTLHTTGASGTINRIIDAFPVNQQAQIRVQLSTSLKAVLSQQLLSRIDKKGMVASYEFLLVTPAIANLIRENKTFRIDSAIQTGKKFGMQLLDDHLWSLFEKGMISAEDMIDKGKNPSQLLEKVHRAGHTTGRVELDTDDEAEAPAGASGDGKG, from the coding sequence ATGTCGACCATCCACATTGACCGCCTGCTTGACACCGTCATCCGCCAGGAAGCATCCGACCTGCACCTGACCGTGGGCAAGCCGCCGACGGTTCGCATGCGCGGCCGACTCATCGAGTTGAAGACCAAGATTCTCGAACCTGCCGACACCGTTGAGCTGATGAAATCCATCACGCCTGAACGCTCGCAGAACGAGCTTCAGGAAGAAGGCGGCTCCGACTACGGCTTCGCGTACGGCGACCAGTCCGACGAAGAAAACAGCGCCCGCTTCCGTGTGTCGATCTTCAAGCAGAAGGGGCACGTCGCGCTCGTGCTGCGGCGGATTCCCAATAAGCTGATGGACCTGGACAAGATCGGCCTGCCGACGGTTGTTCGCGACCTTATTCGTCGGCCGCAGGGCCTGTTCCTCGTCACCGGGCCGACCGGTTCGGGTAAGACGACGACGCTCGCGTCGATGATCAACGATGTGAACATGACGCTGGACCGTCACATCATCACGGTGGAAGACCCGATCGAGTATTACCAGCCGCATAAAAAGAGCGTGGTGAACCAGCGTGAAGTGGGCAACGACGTGCCGAGCTTCGCCGAGGCGCTCCGCCGAGCGCTGCGACAGGACCCGGACATCATTCTCGTCGGCGAAATGCGAGACCTTGAGACGATCGAAGCCGCCATTCGCGCCGCTGAGACGGGTCACCTTGTGTTCGGCACGCTGCACACCACCGGTGCGTCGGGCACGATCAACCGTATTATCGACGCGTTCCCGGTGAACCAGCAGGCGCAGATTCGCGTGCAGCTTTCGACGTCGTTGAAGGCGGTGCTCAGTCAGCAGTTGCTTAGCCGAATCGACAAGAAGGGGATGGTCGCCAGTTACGAGTTCCTGCTGGTGACGCCGGCGATCGCGAACCTGATTCGTGAGAACAAGACGTTCCGTATTGACTCGGCGATTCAGACCGGCAAGAAGTTCGGCATGCAGTTGCTCGACGACCACCTCTGGTCACTGTTCGAGAAGGGCATGATCTCGGCTGAGGACATGATCGACAAGGGCAAGAACCCCAGCCAGTTGCTGGAGAAGGTGCACCGCGCGGGCCACACGACCGGCCGTGTCGAGCTCGACACCGACGACGAGGCGGAAGCCCCGGCGGGCGCGTCGGGCGACGGTAAGGGGTGA
- a CDS encoding GspE/PulE family protein: MAQKRRPIGDILKRWNLVNDQQLEEATKVAEGSAKRVGEAIVGLGYASENDVAKALAAQFEMKFIDLDQPNVINKEHLPLIPQDIIKRYHVLPLGKENGKIKVLVHDPMDLALIDDLRFRLGAELELALGARSKIKEYIEKAFSETQASIDQLTQDLSVDTSVDMSLDRGSSLDVAGKEDEEDGDDAQNSAIIRLVNQIIGEAVITRASDIHIEPFEDRVRLRYRIDGVCHERDRIPKRTQGSVIARLKILAGMKVEEKRVPQDGRIKMKISGDPIDFRVSACPAYHGESVVLRILRPESARIGLENLGMRPDTLETFNNIIKRPNGIFLVTGPTGSGKTTTLYTALDVLNRPDRKIITAEDPIEYNFKGINQCQVNEQIGLSFSRILRAMLRQAPNVILVGEIRDKEVGEVAIQAALTGHLVFSTLHTNDAPSAMTRLTDMGLKPFLVASSIQAVLAQRLVRVLCEHCKEPDTEPNRRLMGLCGFKAADLEGKTIYKAVGCKRCGNSGYRGRRGIYELMVMNSELRELAFNRAPLTKIRRAAEQAGMRNLVGDGRLKVLDGKTTLEEISRITQVEGIVEDERDESDEHAAA; the protein is encoded by the coding sequence ATGGCACAAAAGCGACGCCCCATCGGTGACATTCTCAAACGCTGGAATCTGGTCAACGACCAGCAACTGGAAGAGGCGACGAAAGTCGCTGAAGGCTCGGCGAAACGCGTTGGTGAAGCGATCGTCGGCCTGGGCTACGCCAGCGAGAACGACGTGGCCAAGGCGCTCGCCGCCCAGTTCGAGATGAAATTCATCGATCTGGACCAGCCCAACGTCATCAACAAAGAACACCTGCCGCTCATCCCCCAGGACATCATCAAACGCTACCACGTTCTCCCGCTGGGCAAAGAGAACGGCAAGATCAAAGTGCTCGTCCACGACCCGATGGACCTGGCGCTGATCGACGACCTGCGCTTCCGCCTTGGTGCGGAGCTTGAACTGGCGTTGGGGGCTCGCAGTAAAATCAAGGAGTACATCGAGAAAGCCTTCTCGGAAACGCAGGCGAGCATCGACCAGCTCACGCAGGACCTCAGTGTCGACACGTCGGTGGACATGTCGCTGGACCGTGGGTCTTCGCTGGACGTGGCGGGCAAGGAAGACGAAGAGGACGGCGACGATGCACAAAACTCGGCGATCATTCGCCTGGTGAATCAGATCATCGGCGAGGCGGTGATCACACGGGCGAGCGATATTCACATCGAGCCGTTCGAAGACCGCGTCCGACTGCGGTACCGCATCGACGGCGTCTGCCACGAACGCGACCGCATTCCCAAGCGGACGCAGGGCTCGGTGATCGCGCGTTTGAAAATTCTCGCGGGCATGAAGGTCGAGGAGAAGCGCGTGCCGCAGGACGGCCGCATCAAGATGAAAATCTCCGGCGACCCGATCGACTTCCGCGTGTCCGCCTGCCCGGCGTACCACGGCGAGTCGGTCGTGCTGCGTATTCTTCGTCCGGAGTCGGCGCGCATCGGCCTGGAAAACCTGGGTATGCGGCCGGACACGCTGGAGACGTTCAACAATATTATCAAACGGCCGAACGGCATCTTCCTCGTCACCGGGCCGACCGGTTCGGGTAAGACGACGACGCTTTACACCGCGTTGGACGTGCTCAATCGGCCGGACCGCAAGATCATCACCGCGGAAGACCCGATCGAATACAACTTCAAAGGCATCAACCAATGTCAGGTGAATGAGCAGATCGGGCTGAGCTTTTCCAGAATTCTCCGCGCGATGCTGCGACAGGCGCCCAACGTGATTCTCGTCGGTGAAATTCGTGACAAAGAGGTCGGCGAGGTGGCGATTCAGGCTGCCCTCACCGGCCACCTCGTGTTCTCCACGTTGCACACCAACGACGCGCCGTCGGCGATGACGCGATTGACCGACATGGGGCTTAAGCCGTTCCTCGTGGCCAGCTCGATTCAGGCGGTGCTCGCGCAGCGGCTGGTGCGTGTGCTCTGTGAACACTGCAAAGAGCCGGACACCGAGCCGAACCGTCGACTGATGGGGCTTTGCGGCTTCAAGGCCGCCGACCTGGAAGGGAAGACGATCTACAAAGCCGTCGGCTGCAAGCGTTGCGGTAATTCGGGCTATCGCGGTCGGCGAGGTATCTACGAACTGATGGTGATGAACAGCGAGCTTCGCGAGCTGGCGTTTAACCGTGCGCCGCTGACCAAGATCCGCCGGGCGGCGGAGCAGGCGGGCATGCGCAACCTGGTTGGCGACGGTCGGCTGAAGGTTCTCGACGGCAAGACGACGCTGGAAGAAATCTCGCGCATCACGCAGGTTGAAGGCATCGTTGAAGATGAACGAGACGAAAGTGATGAACATGCGGCAGCATGA
- a CDS encoding tetratricopeptide repeat protein: MNRIVFRHKFALAAAVLLLPVVLMSTGCETQSMIREKGEVAYYGGNYAQARAEYARAVDNQPSDYRAHYHLGLSYLELDQPGRAQRSFEQALTLRGRDPEWRPRILDGLAEALYRQDRLERLQAMLEDAVREGNTTHDRLRQADYLMKIGDPDGARNAYRTAAYFAEGRDPRPYVAVADFYEQINDEMNAVRALRWAYYVDHGNPEIAERLRGYGIVPGPTVAEAPPKPEMLR, translated from the coding sequence ATGAACCGTATTGTTTTCCGCCACAAGTTCGCCCTCGCCGCCGCGGTGTTGCTGCTGCCCGTTGTGCTGATGAGCACGGGCTGCGAGACGCAGTCAATGATCCGCGAGAAGGGTGAGGTCGCTTACTACGGGGGCAACTATGCGCAAGCGCGTGCCGAGTATGCGCGTGCCGTGGACAATCAGCCCAGCGACTACCGGGCTCACTACCATCTGGGGCTTTCCTACCTTGAGTTGGATCAGCCCGGCCGGGCGCAGCGGTCGTTCGAGCAGGCGTTGACGCTTCGCGGGCGTGATCCGGAGTGGCGGCCGCGCATTCTCGACGGGTTGGCCGAGGCGTTGTATCGGCAGGACCGCCTCGAGCGGTTGCAGGCGATGCTGGAAGACGCCGTGCGTGAAGGCAACACGACGCACGACCGCCTTCGCCAGGCCGACTACCTGATGAAAATCGGCGACCCGGACGGCGCTCGCAACGCGTACCGCACCGCCGCCTACTTCGCCGAGGGCCGCGACCCGCGTCCCTACGTGGCGGTGGCGGACTTTTATGAACAAATCAACGACGAGATGAACGCCGTGCGGGCGCTGCGGTGGGCCTACTACGTCGACCATGGCAACCCGGAGATCGCCGAGCGTTTGCGCGGCTACGGCATCGTGCCCGGCCCCACCGTCGCCGAAGCCCCGCCGAAGCCTGAGATGCTTCGCTGA